A DNA window from Daucus carota subsp. sativus chromosome 3, DH1 v3.0, whole genome shotgun sequence contains the following coding sequences:
- the LOC108213442 gene encoding uncharacterized protein LOC108213442, whose product MAAQSSSSSSSLDIIVQSKPSEDQLSELGIKSWPKWGCSPGKYQLKFDAQETCYLVRGKVKVYRKDSPEVVEFAAGDLVILPKGLSCTWDVSVAVDKHYKFDSS is encoded by the exons aTGGCTGCACaatcctcttcttcttcttcaagcttggATATCATTGTCCAAAGCAAACCTTCTGAAGATCAGCTTTCTGAACTTGGTATCAAGTCATGGCCTAA GTGGGGATGTTCTCCGGGGAAATACCAACTAAAATTCGATGCACAAGAGACATGTTACCTAGTAAGAGGCAAGGTGAAGGTGTACCGGAAAGACTCACCGGAGGTGGTGGAGTTCGCCGCCGGCGATCTCGTCATTCTTCCAAAAGGGTTGAGCTGCACTTGGGATGTCTCGGTGGCCGTTGATAAACACTACAAATTCGACTCATCTTAG
- the LOC108214942 gene encoding uncharacterized protein LOC108214942, with protein MAESSWVDDSNAAQVHRNCRNVFHILAQRETTPRTKCLARKHWGEAFKSDVESYLEPKVERLKDARRELFSWVEAESLQHLSAKYCSLVPAPRSTIAAAFSPDGKTIASTHGDHTVKLIDCKTGNCLQVLNGHRRTPWVVRFHPLHPEVLASGSLDHEVRLWNANTSECIGSRDFYRPIASIAFHAEGELLAVASGHKLYLWNYNRSGEHSSPTIVLKTRRSLRAVHFHPHGAPLLLTAEVNDLDSSDSAVARPTSLGSLYYPPPSIFLANVHRSDSISLAAELPLMSSPSSYVPIIARDDSETDLQLGNPPVDSSSIQAEFSAPVQFEIDLNAIGHFDHRALPAETSTALHSNVQSTAADTLPSYNPSRVPNLVHDGSNNIADVQLGEANLSNVDPYGANSSAQPYTPQHAVESGFSVTRPIRVPADLRTQLLPSTNPTSWELPFLQGWIMGQRQAVMHPELPHVGRRQEGSSAYPRSHVEEDHHSRSSLNNGIGATSFSLISRIQSELAASISATAATELPCTVKLRIWLHSLKNPCSVLDNERCLLTIPHAVLCSEMGAHFSPCGRFLAACVACVLPESEADPGLLTQFYHNGTGAATSPTRHPISARQIMYELRIYSLEYATFGSVLVSRAIRAAHCLTSIQFSPTSEHILLAYGRRHSSLLKSIVVNGETSLPIYTVLEVYRVSDLEVVSMLPSAEDEVNVACFHPFAGGGLAYGTKEGRLRVLECDRVHDHQNLARPDIISPEDMVEVEQLF; from the exons ATGGCAGAGAGTTCCTGGGTTGATGATTCAAACGCTGCCCAAGTTCATAGAAA ctGTAGAAATGTCTTTCATATTTTGGCGCAAAGAGAGACGACTCCCAGGACAAAATGTTTGGCAAGAAAGCACTGGGGAGAAGCTTTTAAATCAGATGTTGAATCCTATTTGGAGCCCAAAGTTGAAAGATTAAAAGATGCTAGGCGGGAACTTTTTTCCTG gGTAGAGGCGGAGTCTTTACAACACTTATCAGCCAAATATTGCTCTTTAGTGCCTGCTCCAAGGTCAACTATTGCAGCAGCATTTAGCCCAGATGGAAAAACAATTGCTTCTACTCA CGGTGACCACACTGTGAAGTTAATTGACTGCAAAACTGGGAATTGTTTACAGGTGTTAAATGGTCATCGAAGAACACCTTGGGTG GTCAGGTTTCATCCCTTGCATCCGGAGGTTCTCGCTAGCGGGAGCTTGGATCATGAAGTTCGCTTATGGAATGCTAATACGTCAGAATGCATTGGATCTCGTGATTTCT ATCGTCCTATCGCTTCCATTGCTTTCCATGCTGAAGGGGAACTCCTTGCTGTCGCTTCAGGTCACAAG CTTTATTTATGGAACTACAATAGAAGTGGTGAGCATTCGTCACCCACTATTGTATTAAAAACAAGGCGTTCTCTTCGAGCTGTGCATTTCCATCCACATGGTGCTCCATTGCTCTTGACTGCAGAG GTAAATGATCTTGACTCTTCAGATTCTGCTGTTGCACGTCCCACGTCTCTTGGATCATTGTATTATCCACCTCCGTCTATATTTTTGGCTAACGTGCATCGCAGCGATAGTATTAGTTTGGCTGCCGAGCTTCCTTTGATGTCCTCACCTTCATCATATGTTCCTATAATTGCAAGGGATGATTCTGAGACAGATTTACAGCTTGGAAATCCACCTGTTGATTCAAGTAGCATACAGGCTGAATTTTCTGCCCCTGTGCAATTTGAGATAGACCTAAATGCAATTGGACACTTTGATCATAGAGCGCTTCCTGCAGAGACGTCAACTGCTTTACATTCTAATGTACAATCCACGGCAGCGGACACCTTACCAAGTTATAATCCTAGTAGAGTGCCCAATCTTGTTCATGATGGTAGTAACAATATAGCAGATGTGCAACTTGGAGAGGCTAACCTTTCTAATGTGGATCCATATGGTGCTAACAGTAGTGCGCAGCCATATACTCCTCAGCATGCTGTTGAATCTGGATTTAGTGTTACTCGGCCGATCAGGGTTCCTGCAGATTTAAGAACGCAGTTGTTACCTTCTACAAACCCAACATCTTGGGAGCTGCCTTTCCTGCAAGGATGGATTATGGGTCAACGTCAAGCTGTTATGCATCCAGAGCTACCTCATGTTGGTAGGAGACAAGAAGGTTCATCTGCTTATCCACGG TCACATGTAGAGGAGGACCACCACTCTCGTTCAAGTCTCAATAATGGGATTGGAGCAACTTCCTTTTCCCTAATTAGTAGAATACAGTCTGAGCTTGCTGCATCAATATCTGCCACTGCAGCTACGGAGTTGCCTTGTACAGTGAAGTTAAGAATCTGGCTTCATAGTTTAAAAAATCCATGTTCCGTGCTCGATAATGAAAGGTGTCTCCTCACTATACCACATGCAGTGCTTTGCAG TGAGATGGGGGCCCATTTTTCACCTTGTGGGAGATTTCTTGCTGCTTGTGTTGCATGCGTGCTTCCTGAATCTGAAGCAGATCCTGGATTACTTACCCAATTCTATCACAACGGAACAGGGGCTGCAACTTCTCCAACCCGACATCCAATATCAGCTCGGCAGATAATGTATGAGCTTCGCATATATTCGCTCGAGTACGCGAC ATTTGGTTCTGTACTTGTTTCGAGGGCAATAAGAGCTGCTCATTGTCTAACTTCAATTCAG TTCTCACCTACTTCAGAGCACATATTGCTTGCTTATGGTCGTCGGCATAGTTCTCTTTTAAAAAGCATTGTTGTCAATGGGGAGACATCCTTACCGATATACACAGTGCTAGAG GTTTATAGAGTTTCCGACTTGGAAGTTGTCAGCATGCTTCCAAGTGCAGAAGATGAGGTTAATGTTGCATGCTTTCACCCTTTCGCAGGAGGTGGCCTTGCATATGGAACCAAG GAAGGTAGGCTTAGAGTGTTGGAGTGTGATAGGGTTCATGATCATCAGAATCTGGCTAGGCCAGATATTATATCACCTGAAGACATGGTTGAGGTAGAACAACTCTTCTAG
- the LOC108215371 gene encoding WD repeat-containing protein WDS homolog, which translates to MENSSTTLDGKGLIKKNEFIRLIIQCLYSLGYEESAACLESEANVSYKSAELKLLESQVLGADWDDCVDTLYGIKDLTDEVRASAVFLVFKQCLLEILSRGDDTMALALLRKQILSSNMGREKVHKLAFGMLARKEMVKVEDHIICELRKRLLTKLEIVLPPPIALPERRLEHLVEMAVSAQIDSCMYHSAFASVTICEDHHCGRDQIPTETYQILTDHTNEVWFVQFSNNGQYLASSSSDCSAILWEVMDDGELRLKHTLQSHQNPVSFVAWSPDDTMLLTCGNAEVLKMWDVETGTCKHTFGDQGFMVSSCAWFPDSKRLVCGSCDPEKGIYMWDTDGNEIKAWRGMRMPKVLDLAVTPNGESLITIFSEKEIRVLNLVTNDERVISEEHPITSLSVSGDSKFLLVNLNSQEIHMWDIAGTWAKPLKYKGHMQHKYVIRSCFGGFNSNFIASGSEDSNVYIWNRRSSDPLEILVGHSMTVNCVSWNPKRPNLLASASDDQTIRIWGPCSSDSRKLLESN; encoded by the exons ATGGAGAATTCGTCGACGACTCTTGATGGAAAAGGATTAATCAAGAAGAATGAGTTTATTAGGCTGATTATACAGTGTTTGTATTCTTTAGGGTATGAAGAGTCTGCTGCTTGTTTGGAATCGGAAGCGAATGTTTCGTACAAATCTGCTGAGTTAAAATTGCTCGAATCTCAAGTTCTTGGTGCTGATTGGGATGACTGTGTAGATACTCTGTACGGAATAAAGGATTTGACAGATGAAGTAAGAGCTTCAGCGGTGTTTCTCGTCTTTAAGCAGTGTTTGTTGGAGATTTTGAGTAGGGGGGATGATACGATGGCGTTGGCTCTTTTGCGGAAACAGATTTTAAGTTCAAACATGGGCAGAGAGAAGGTTCACAAACTTGCTTTTGGGATGCTTGCGAGGAAGGAGATGGTAAAAGTTGAAGATCATATCATCTGCGAGTTAAGAAAAAGATTGCTTACAAAATTAGAAATAGTGCTTCCACCACCCATTGCACTGCCCGAGAGAAGGCTGGAACACCTGGTTGAAATGGCAGTTAGCGCACAGATAGATTCATGCATGTATCACAGTGCTTTTGCTTCAGTAACTATTTGTGAGGACCATCATTGTGGTCGAGATCAAATTCCAACAGAAACCTATCAG ATTTTGACTGACCACACAAATGAAGTTTGGTTTGTCCAATTCTCGAATAATGGGCAGTATTTGGCCTCATCAAGTAGTGACTGCTCAGCCATTCTTTGGGAG GTCATGGATGATGGTGAACTGAGACTGAAACACACCCTACAAAGCCACCAGAATCCTGTGTCCTTTGTAGCTTGGAGCCCTGATGACACCATGTTGCTCACATGTGGGAATGCCGAAGTCCTTAAAATGTGGGATGTGGAGACAGGTACATGCAAACACACATTTGGTGATCAAGGCTTCATGGTTAGCTCTTGTGCATGGTTCCCTGATTCGAAGCGACTCGTGTGTGGCAGCTGTGACCCTGAAAAGGGGATTTACATGTGGGACACTGATGGCAACGAGATTAAGGCTTGGAGAGGCATGAGGATGCCCAAGGTTTTGGATCTTGCTGTGACTCCCAATGGAGAAAGTCTAATTACCATTTTTTCAGAAAAGGAAATTCGAGTTTTAAATCTGGTGACAAATGATGAGCGTGTCATCTCTGAAGAGCACCCGATCACTTCTCTTTCTGTATCAGGAGATAGTAAGTTTCTTCTAGTAAATCTCAACAGTCAAGAGATTCATATGTGGGATATTGCTGGCACATGGGCAAAACCCTTGAAGTACAAGGGCCACATGCAACACAAATACGTGATACGATCTTGTTTTGGCGGGTTCAATAGCAATTTTATTGCAAGCGGCAGTGAGGATTCAAAT GTCTACATATGGAATAGACGTAGTTCTGATCCTCTGGAGATCTTGGTTGGTCATTCGATGACCGTTAATTGTGTGAGCTGGAATCCTAAGAGACCAAATCTGTTAGCATCAGCAAGTGACGATCAAACAATACGAATATGGGGACCTTGCAGTTCTGATAGTAGGAAGCTTTTAGAATCCAACTGA